The segment AGTGGTGGAGCCACGACTTGAACGCGGACACCTTCGTCGCGCGCTCGGCTTGGTCGTAGATATATTTGTACAGCTGCGGCAGCAGCTTCACCATGCCGATGTAGCCGTTGCTCGCGACGCGGTGGAAGACGTGCGATGCATACCGGTACGAGTCGACGACCTCGCTCCTCGCGTTCGGGAGTTTGTCCGCCAACGCACTGCGGACGGCGCACGCCGCCGCGGTGTGGCCCTCTCCGACGCTTGCAGACAGGAAGAGGATGTTGCGCGTCGCCTTCGCTCTTGCGGAGCGCGCCTCGTCGACCTGGATGACTATGAGCCGTCGTCCTCCGTGTCCGTCGCTTGGTCGAGGAAATCGCCGAGTATCTCTTGCGCGAGCTGGTCGTCCTCGAGCAGCTCGCCGTTCTCGCTCGTCACGATGAACTCGTCGGCTCGTTCACTATAGCACACCGCGTACTGCGTCGCGGATTGCGCGTCTTCGACGATGCCGACGACTTCGAATTCGTAATGCTCCGCGGGCGCCCCGGCGGGTGCCGTCTGCGGGCGCGTCTCGAGCACGATCCGATCTTGCAGCTCGATGCGCGTCGCCCGACTTTCGTTACCGCTCTCGATGCTCAAACCGGCGCGCTCTCCTCTGGGGCACTTCCCGGGACCGCTCATTCGGCGCGGACGCTTCCTCGCCCTGGGACGCCGCGCCGCCCGCCGCGCTCAGCGCAAATACCGCCGTTCGTTCTCTTGTTGCCCTTGCAGCGTCGTCGAAAACGCGTGGTGCCCTTCGCCCTTGTACACATAATAGAGAAACGGCGTCGAGGCCGGATGGAACGCCGCGTAGAGCGACGCCTTCCCCGGGTTGCTGATCGGGGTGGGCGGCAATCCGGTGTGCTTGTACGTGTTGTACGGGCTGTCGATCGCGAGATCGGCGTAAGAGAGCGCCGTCTTATGCTGCGGCAGCGCGTACTCGATCGTCGCATCGATCTCGAGCGGCATCCCGATCCGCAAACGGTTGTAGATGACGCTGGCGATGAGCGGCCGCTCGGAGTCGACCTTCGCCTCGCGTTCGATCATCGAGGCGATCGTCACGATCTCCGGCACCGTCCGTCGGAGCTTGCGAGCCGATGCGAGATAGCCTGGCGGCAGCTCCGCTTCGAACTGCTTCGTCATCATGTCGATGACTTCGTCGGCGTCTGCACCTCGCGGCACCTGATAGGTGTCGGGAAAGAGATAGCCTTCAAGCCCGTTCGTCGTCGTACCGCCGAGTTCGAGTGTACGCGTCTGCGCTTCACGCACGAAGAGCACAGGCGGCACGAGCCCGGCGGCTCCGAGCTTTTGCGCGATCTGCGTCGCGGTGAAACCTTCCGGAATCGTGATCCATACGGTGGGCGACCGGCCGCCCGTCTCGAGCCGATCGGCGATTTGGGCAAGCGTTTGATGTGCGGGAAACTGGTACTCCGCCGCTTCGATACGGTCGCCGCCGCCGTGGATGCGGAAGTACCAGTCGAGGAGCGTCGAGCTGCCGATGACGCCTTGCGATTGAAGCTGCGCCGAGATCTGCGCGACATCGCTTCCGCTGCCGATGAGGACGTCTGCCGGAGCCGCCGGCCGCTGCGTATCGCCGTAGACGAGCCAACCGATCCCCGCGCCGAACGCCGCGACGACGAGGACGATGACGCCGACGATCGCGGCGACCGTCTGCCAGACGTTCTTCACGCGCGTCGCCTCGCAAGATAGGATTCGAGTATCTCGACCGCCGCGAGGCGATCGACGACGCGCCGCTGCCTCGACCCCTTGACGCCGCTCTCGGACAAACGCTTCGTCGCCGCCGCGGTCGTCAGACGTTCGTCGACGAGCACGACCTCGCCCGCGAAGCGGGCACGCAACGCGTCGACGAAACGATCGACTCGCTCGGCTGCCGGCCCGCGAGTCCCGTCGAGTCTGAGCGGATATCCCACGACGAGCGTCGTCGCGTCGCGCTCGAGCGCGAGCGCCGTGATAGCGCCGATGTCGGCCTCGCGATTTGTATGCGCGATCGTCGCCAGCGGCAGCGCCGGCAAGTCGAAACGCTCGGCCACTGCGACCCCGATGCGAGCGGCGCCCAGATCCAGCGCCATGATCGCATCGCTCATCTCCGTCCGCCGGCCGCGGCGAGCGCTTTCGACGCTCGGCCGAGATGATGTTGGACGAACGCCTGCGTCGCGCGCTCGGGCGCGGCGAACGCCGGCGTCACAAGCGCTTCCTCGAGCGACGCATCACGCGCCGCGCGAAGCGCCTCGAACTGCGCGCTCGTCAGCTTGACGATGAGGAACGATCGCCGCGTGTCGCCCTCTTCGCTCGATCCGAGGTCGAGACAACGCCGGCACACGAGTCCGCCCGCCTCCGGTGAAAGCGCCGCCTTACCGCCGGCGAAAGGCCGGCTCCCGAGCGGCGTGCCGCAGCGCGCGCACGCGTCGAGTTCCGGCGCGAATCCGAGCGCGCTCAATATCCTCAGTTCCATGACGACGCGCAGCGCGTCGAGCGAGCGCGTCGACGACGCGTCCTCTCCGGCCGGCTGTGCGGTCGCGCTTTGGAACTCGATGAGCAAATCGAAAAGTTCGGGTACCGCGAGGTCGGGTTCGCAAAGCCCGTCGATCACCTCGGCGATGTACGACGCGAGCGAGTACAACTCAGGCTCGACGACACGCTCCCACGCCGTGCTGATCAGGCGGGCGCTCGTGATGACGTGGAGGCTGCGACCGGCATGGAGCGTCAAGGCCGAGCGCGCCATGAACTCGAGACGCGCGCCGAACTTGCTCTGCGTCTTGCGGACGCCCTTGGCGACCGCCGTCAGCTTGCCGTGCTCGGCCGAGAAAAGCGTCAAGATGCGATCCGCCTCGCCGAGCGGGCGCATACGGAGGACGAAGGCGTCGACGGAATAGGTTCTCATGACGGGAGACGACGAGCGGCATCGCGTGCCGCCTGCGGATCAGATGCCTGCGAGTTCGACCACCCCACCGGTGAACGGTGATGGATCCAGCGCTGATAGGCTCGTCACTTCGTGCGTGCCGTCGGGCCGGCAACGCAGCACGACCGCACCGCGCGAGAATTCGAGCAATGCCTGACGGCAAGCGCCGCACGGCAGAATGCCTGTCGGGCCTTCGCCGGCGACCGCGACCGCAACGATCGAGCGCACGCCCGCAGATATCGCGGCGCCGAGCGCCACGCGCTCCGCGCACATCGTGAGACCGAGCGATGCGTTTTCGACATTCGCGCCGGTGAACGTGCGACCGTCGGCCGACAACACGGCAGCGCCGACGTGGAACTGCGAATACGGGGCGTACGCGTTCATCCGCGCCTCCCACGCATGCATCGCCAGCGTTTCGAGTTGCGGATCGTCAAGTCTAGGCACGCGTTTCCTCCCGACCGTGTTGACCGCCGGCGGCGTCGACGCTCGGCTTCTTGATTCGAACGGACAAAAGCCTCCTGCCGGATGTCTTTTCCACGACGAGCGTAAGACCGCCGTCTATCGAGAGATGTTCGCCCGGCATCGGGACACGCCCGAAGAGACCGAACGTGTATCCGCCGATGCTTTCGAAGTCCTCGGTCGGAAGATTGAGTCCAAGCTTCTCGTTCACATCATCGATGTTCATACGCGCGTCGACTATGACGTCGCCGTTCGAGGCTTCCTTGATCTCCGGCGGGAGGTCTTGCTGTTCCGCGTCGTATTCGTCCATGATCTCGCCGACGATCTCTTCGAGCAGGTCTTCCATCGTCACGAGTCCCGCAGTCCCGCCGTACTCGTCGACGACGATCGCGACCGAGACTTTCTCCGCCTGCATCTCGCGCATGAGTTCATCCACAGGCTTGTTCTCGGGAATCGCTTTGACGGGACGCATAATCGAACGCAAGAGCGTATGCTCCTCGTCGCGCGAGACGGCGAGCAACAGTTCGCGATCGTGGACGACTCCCACGATGTGGTCGATGTTCTCTTCGTAGACCGGGAGCTTCGAATAGCCTTCCCGGATGACGAGCTCGACACCGCGGCTCACCGGGTCTTCGACATCGGCGCAGATCATGTCCGTCCTCGGCGTCATGACCTCGCGGACGACCGTATCGCCGAACTCGAAGATGGAGTGGATCATCTCCTTTTCTTCTTCTTCGAGCGCGCCGTGCGTCTCCCCGACGCTTACGAGCGCCTTGATGTCCTCTTCCGTGACGTAGGGTCCCGGCGCGTTCGGGTCGCCCCCGAACAGACGTATGAGGAAATTCGTAAAGCCGACGAGTGCCCACGTGATGGGCCTGAGCAGCCGCGCCATGATGTTGAGGAATGGCGCCAAGCGCCGCGCCC is part of the Candidatus Eremiobacteraceae bacterium genome and harbors:
- the recO gene encoding DNA repair protein RecO gives rise to the protein MRTYSVDAFVLRMRPLGEADRILTLFSAEHGKLTAVAKGVRKTQSKFGARLEFMARSALTLHAGRSLHVITSARLISTAWERVVEPELYSLASYIAEVIDGLCEPDLAVPELFDLLIEFQSATAQPAGEDASSTRSLDALRVVMELRILSALGFAPELDACARCGTPLGSRPFAGGKAALSPEAGGLVCRRCLDLGSSEEGDTRRSFLIVKLTSAQFEALRAARDASLEEALVTPAFAAPERATQAFVQHHLGRASKALAAAGGRR
- the ruvX gene encoding Holliday junction resolvase RuvX, with protein sequence MALDLGAARIGVAVAERFDLPALPLATIAHTNREADIGAITALALERDATTLVVGYPLRLDGTRGPAAERVDRFVDALRARFAGEVVLVDERLTTAAATKRLSESGVKGSRQRRVVDRLAAVEILESYLARRRA
- the mltG gene encoding endolytic transglycosylase MltG, coding for MKNVWQTVAAIVGVIVLVVAAFGAGIGWLVYGDTQRPAAPADVLIGSGSDVAQISAQLQSQGVIGSSTLLDWYFRIHGGGDRIEAAEYQFPAHQTLAQIADRLETGGRSPTVWITIPEGFTATQIAQKLGAAGLVPPVLFVREAQTRTLELGGTTTNGLEGYLFPDTYQVPRGADADEVIDMMTKQFEAELPPGYLASARKLRRTVPEIVTIASMIEREAKVDSERPLIASVIYNRLRIGMPLEIDATIEYALPQHKTALSYADLAIDSPYNTYKHTGLPPTPISNPGKASLYAAFHPASTPFLYYVYKGEGHHAFSTTLQGQQENERRYLR
- a CDS encoding cytidine deaminase yields the protein MPRLDDPQLETLAMHAWEARMNAYAPYSQFHVGAAVLSADGRTFTGANVENASLGLTMCAERVALGAAISAGVRSIVAVAVAGEGPTGILPCGACRQALLEFSRGAVVLRCRPDGTHEVTSLSALDPSPFTGGVVELAGI
- a CDS encoding hemolysin family protein, whose translation is MISDPRTTALVVVAILVLLAACFAASEGALLALSRLRLLQHRQGEDAKNLERLVTHRNDFLTTILVGNTIILLASDSLATWAAIQYGIWKPVLVATAAMTAVMLVFAEVLPKMIVVQDPTHWARRLAPFLNIMARLLRPITWALVGFTNFLIRLFGGDPNAPGPYVTEEDIKALVSVGETHGALEEEEKEMIHSIFEFGDTVVREVMTPRTDMICADVEDPVSRGVELVIREGYSKLPVYEENIDHIVGVVHDRELLLAVSRDEEHTLLRSIMRPVKAIPENKPVDELMREMQAEKVSVAIVVDEYGGTAGLVTMEDLLEEIVGEIMDEYDAEQQDLPPEIKEASNGDVIVDARMNIDDVNEKLGLNLPTEDFESIGGYTFGLFGRVPMPGEHLSIDGGLTLVVEKTSGRRLLSVRIKKPSVDAAGGQHGREETRA